Genomic DNA from Nicotiana tabacum cultivar K326 chromosome 21, ASM71507v2, whole genome shotgun sequence:
GAACTCGAGCTCGATCGAAATTTGTATGCTCGAGTGTTGTTTTGGACTGATTTTCAAAACTGTTTTGCTGGTGATTGGGTGGTATTTTCAGCTTGTTTTCATGGTTGTTTTGGGTGTTTTGAAGCTGGAGATTGGGGTTAAAAGGATATGGAGGAAGGTGCTTTATTTTTTTTGGCGAAGAAACAGTAGGTTTCAAGGTGTTTCAAGGATGGTTTCGGCTGCTTCTTGTAACTGATTCTAGAGGGGTTTGTGGTTAGTTTTGTCATAAGAAGGAGCTGGTCTTACATGTCTATGGAAGttgttttttgtaaaaaagaGAATGAAGTCTCCTCCTCCaggaaaaaaaaagcaaagagTGGCGACTGGTCCTTTCCAAAATGGGGAAGGGTTCTGTGATGTTCTCCTCCAGAAGAAAGGAATTAGGGGTTGTTTTTATTGGGTAGGGAGAGTGGTATGGAGTTTGTGAGTGGGGGACAAGTATGGAGGACAAAGCATGGGggataagcatgggggacaaagcatgggggacaagcatgggggacaaaagaaagtggagtggggacacgcctgggaagatgggagcgggaaatattcaagcacggtaaaaaattaggtgctcacaatgaAGGTgttcttttcctggtcctcttcCTCCATAAAGATCTGGTTGTAGCCCGAGTAGGCATCAGAGAAACTCATAAACTTATGCCCAGCTGTCgcatcgatgagttggtcgatataaGGTAGTGGAAACGAGTCCTTGGGGCAGGCTTTGTTCAGGTTGGTGAAATCTACGCACATCCGCcacttgttgtttttctttttcaccatgaccatgttggcgacccattggggctACTTCGACTCTCTAACTGAGCCATTTTCCAATAATTTTTCCATTTCTTTGCACACTGCGTCATTGATTGTGAAATTGAACTTACATCAAACCTGCCTTACCGGGGGTAGAGTGGATCGACATTCAATCTGTGTGTGGCAATCTCCtttgggatacctggcatatttgcatggctaaaagcaaaCAAGTCCGCGTTAGCAATTAGAAATTTGCAAAACTTACCCGATTCTTGGAGTTTGCAgccgatgtaagctttcttgtTATGGCCGTTGACGTCTAGCTGAACGGGGTCGAGGTCCTCTATGGTCGATCCTGCGGCCTCGGCCACATCGGGGTATCTGATGACGTCCTTTATGTCGCCTTCTACCGAACTCGACCATGTTGATTTCTATGCTTCCTTCTCTTTGTCTCTCATTTGTTGGGTGGTCTTGCAGTCTAGGGCGATGGGGTAGCACTCTTGGGATGTGCGTTGTTCCCCGCTTATGTTGAATATGCCCCATAgagttgggaatttgatgacttggtGCAAGTTGGAGGATATGGCCCTCATGGTGTGTATCCACGGTTGCCCTATTATGGCATTGTATGTCGTTTCCtcgtccatgatgtggaatgtggtcTCCAGAGTGACGCCAACCACTACGACGGGGAGTGTGATCTCGCCAAATATTCGTTTAACTGCATTGTTAAATCTTGTTAGTGTGATGCAGCATGGtactatcttgtcctcgagtttCATTTATGTGAGTACTCAGGGGTGGATAATACACGTACCACTCCTGTCGTCTACCATAATCCGTCTTACATCGGTATCCAAAATTTGTAAAGTGATAACagggcatcatagtgagggaaaaccaAATTGTGGGTATCTAACTTAtcaaagatgatactttcttcgagttcgtcatACCGTTCATGAGTGATCGATCGTTTGAGCTTGTGGGTTATGGTGAACTTCACGATGTTGATGGAAGCGTCGTCTcccccgccgatgatcatgtggatggtgcGGGCTGGCGAGGGCAGGTTCGGCAGCCCTTGATGTTGTTCGCGTCCCCTGGTAAAGTTGGTTCTTCCCCGATCGCTCAGTaattctttgaggtgtccctgTCGCAGCATGTTTATGACCTCCTGtcttagggcgatgcaatcttcgGTTTTGTGTCCTCGCTCTTGATGGAACTCACAGAAGGCGTCTGATTTTCTGGTATTCGGGTCTGACCTCATTTTTTGCGGCCACTTTACCTTTGGTCCGAGCTTCTTCAAGGCGTAGACGATCTCTGTAGGTAACACGCAAAAATTGTGAGCGGATAATAAaggggcatacctctttcattctgGTGAGTCCCTGTTCTTGAGCGGGGTGGGCCTTCTTCATGGCGAGGTGAGGATACAGCGGTAGTTCTGGCCGGATCTCTTCTGATATCGCTTCTCCGATCTTTTCTGGATTCTTCTTGTACTGAGGTCAGTCGATGAGTCGGCTCATTGAGGCCGTCTTCGTCTGCTCGTACTTCGGCACAGTATGCATTATGTATTTCATCCCAAATTATTGGGGGGTATTTCATAATCCGGCTTAATAATTTTCTCGTCGCTCTTGAACTATTTCTATTGAGCCTGTTTTGAAAAGTGGCTACCGCCATTCCTTCTGATACATTGGGCAAAATCATTTTCACTCGGGGACTGTTTGATAGCAAAGATATCATTCACTCTTACCTCGGCCTTCTTGGCCCCGACATGGGCCATCACGAACTTATCGGCCATTTCCTCAAAGGTTTCGATGGAACGAGTTGGTAGTTGCGAGTACCAGGTTAGTGCCCTTCCCTGAGAGTTTCGCCAAAATTTCTTTAACAGaatggaggatacttgttctttggcgaggtCATTACCTTTAACAGCGGTGACGTAGTGAGTCACATGATCCTCGGAGTCGGTCATGCCGTCCTATATTTTTAGGTAAGGTGGCATTTTGAAAGTCTTCAGTATGGAATGTGGGGCAGCACTATCACTGTACAGTTGCTCGACGAACCGACCGGCATCTCTCTTCGGCAATAACTTAGGAGCGCCCGctattttatcgaccctttcttggtgcTCTCTCATTTGGTACGGAAGTGctttgttctcattttccatttcctccatccttttcaGAATGGTTATGAGAGCGCCATCGCCTGCATTATTAACAATATTGTGAGTGATACCTGTCGTCGCGGGTGGGGGGGAGGTTGATCATGTTGCTCATTCACTGGTGGTTCAGCACAGGTTCTCGCATTTGCTGCGGTTATGTCCTGAATGGGTTTATGGAGGACGTTGGTCAGTGTATCAGTCAGCCAGGCCTCAAGGATTTTCTTTATCGCTGGCAGTGTCTCCTCTCCCACGGATGTGGAGGCTATCTTGCCAAGGGATTTTATGATGCTGCAGTGGGGAGGGGGTGATCCGCCTCGCCTAGGGCAGGCATTGGGCATTGTGTCCTCGTCCACTACTTCAGAGCTTTCGTGGATGATGtccatgaggttggttgggaggtcactcATTATTCTCGTTCTTTCTTCTCTGTTACCTGCCATGTTAGATCTGTGCATGCAGAAAGAAAAAAGGTTCttctttttatgtatttttacgtcAGCAACCAATGCCGGtagtagatctagaagaaactaaaagacTTAGTTAGAAGATctccacagacggcgccaaattgtttgaccaaaaaatataatctccgattaaactattaaatttatgtAGTACGGGATTAAATCTAACTAAGGATAATAACTCTAGGTATTAAGCACAAAAACGTATAGTAGATGGGACAAATTTTGTATATGGTTTGTGACAATAAATGTAAAATACTCTTAAAGCAAGAACATTAAGGGTGATATAACTAATAATAAATGTCAATAAgtggcatttaagtaaataaagagaatgattcacccaataatggaTAGGTGAAACGAATATTTTGCCTGACAATGACGAATGACAGATAGATCCAAGTTTCGCATAAACAATTCCCGGATCTGATGAAAAGGTGGGGAATAATATATCAACAAGAATATTTGTAAAAAGGTAATCTTTGTATTTTTATCAGGGAGAGGGTTTTCTTCTCAAAAGTATTCTTATCAGAATTAATATTACATGCCCCTATCATTGTCTCTTCTTTCTACATGTATGGGGCCATTTTTCTAGGAATCCCTAATAGTATAAATGTAgggaatattcactagaatatcCCCTTTTAGTATCGTATTCTGGCACATTAGCTTTTACAAGTCTTATCACCGGAAGTCAATCCCAATCTCGACCCTTGTTGACGTCTTAACTACGATCTCCGTCGATGTCTTGACCACGACTCATGTCGGAACCTCGGCTATTGATCTCGCTGCGTCTTGAACGAGCTCGACCgataacttttttttcttttcttattaatAATGTTAGATCAATACGAATTACCAGCAAGAGTAGGTTAAATGTTGACCATATCGATCGAAGGGGTCCTTCATTCCTTCTTGTGGTGGATTTCTAGGATTTTAAGTTGCTTTAGCTTGAAACATTTCTATTTCAGAATTAGTTTAAATGTTCATCAATCGATTTACTAAATGAACTTATGATAAATTGTTCCTTAGAAAGAAATAGTATGCCTATTATTGACCGAAAGTAAATTGCTCATTTCAAGGAAACACAAATATAgatgaatttaggatttaaatttaATGAGTTTAGCTTTTAATACTTTAGCATTGAATTTATTGCACTTTTAAAATTTtgagttcaaaatttaatatttactAATCTTAAAAATTCTTACATAGATATGTATACTATGTATAAAAAATAGGGAAAATGACATTGTACAGCCGTTCTCAAATAAttgccaaaaaaataaatattttttgtatatatatatattttgtatgttatatagtTTCATACACTATTTTGGctatcaaatataaatagtttttggCGTGGGTTAAAATCACataaatccatatatatatatatatatatatatatacataacatgaTAGCAAACTAGAACGGAAACACAAGTAGCTTTCACGTGCAATTTAATTTTAGACAAAATCACAAAAAGGTAATCAACATTTCTTTCACTTGTAATTCAAATTTAATTTAACTTTCTTTAAACATGAAATGCTCAGttttaactttatttttatttttttaatttttttctgtCGCGATATCACTCATAGCACTTTAGTTTTACATCGAATATGAAGAGGAagtaaaattaaatatatatatatatatatacagaaaaAATTCATGGCAGGCGGCGGTGCGGCAGCGGAGACGGTGGCGGTGGAGAACAGAGAGTGGTACATTGCTGGTTATGCACCAAATGGGCTTCCGAATTCTAATCATCTTAAGCTACGCACTGTAAATTTTTCTCTAACAGATAACTCAATCCCAGATGGAAATGTTGCAATCAAAATTCTCTATATTTCGATTGATCCGTATTTACGCACTCAATTTAGTGGCCTTGGTGATGGGctctctcttcctcaatttccaaTTAATCAGGTTTAGTGATTGCTTAAAAGTGATCTTACATAAATATTTATTACATTGTTAATACCTTAGTATTTATTATAGGTAAGTGAACTCAAGCTCAAAGAGTCCTATAATTCTATGATTATTGGGTGCACCTTTACAAATAAATTTGATTTCAAATCTCATGTCTATTTTTAtagttctttcatttctttttctggAATTGAGCTCAGAGGATCAAATCACATgtttgtcttattattttttcctttctttttctagaATTGGGTAAATTCGTGGGGTTCGTGTTTTGTGCTCCTCTTGcgttttaattaaatattttttttctttctttgtttagttTATTCTTTAAAATTCCTTAAGTTTCACATTGAAATACATGTTCTCCTTCTGTCATCATCGTTAAATTTTGTATAATTAAATCGGATGTCAATACTAAAATTAGCAGAAGTGGAGGATGTAGGGTCGATGGTATGAACCTAAAAGTTGAATCCGTCAAGTATAATCTTTGGTTCACCTTTTCATAATAGTATACTCATCTTACCAAAATCCTGGATCGAtctttgcatatatatatatatatatatatatatatatatatatatatatatatattgaatttcttaatatcAGGTGCACAAAATTTAGCAAAAACTATTTTAAGGGTTGTTTCATACGTACCCCTTAAGATATATATTTAATTGCCTTAATCATAAACGTTTCTTGAAAAAATACTACACTAATTGAAACAATAAGGGAGatttgaaaaataatgacttagtAATAAATTAATGACTTCttattttttcaagaaattcaattTGCCAAAACGAGTTAATTATATTTGGCATTCAACCAACTACTACCTTTCAACGTTCTGAAATAACTGTGTTCTGAATTCCTTTTTGCATTTATTTATTACTCCTCTAATACTAATAGGCTGAAACTAATTAGAATAGAATAATTGCAGGTGATAAGAGCAAACGCAATAGGGAAGGTGATTcgttccaaaaataccaatttttcaGAGGGAGATATAGTAACTACTTATATGTTTCCTGTCGCTGAATTTTGTGTTATGCCAATTAATTGGCTTCAGAAAATTAATCCAACCATTGGAATTACGTTGCCGGATTATCTTAGTTGCTTGGGTAAATACCTCACCTTGTTATCCTATAATTCATCTCACTCCTTTTTTAAATCTACGCCTTTATGTCTTCTCGTTGCTACTATTTTTCACCTTTATGTCTTTTCGCTTCTACTATTCTTCAATTTTATGTCCATTACTTCTTTTTCATGTATTCAAATTATGCAAAGCTACTGAATCAAAGCTCATTCCAGAGTCTATCATCTTCATTTTCGTGATATCAGATATCTACTAAAGCCAAAGTTTTTATTTCaagtaattaattaatttgtttataATTACCATGTTATATATTTAGGAGTGCCTGGTTTAACTGCATGGGTTGGCATCGAAAAGATAGGCAAAGTTAAAGAAGGATCAAATGTGTACATATCGGCTGCAGCTGGGGGAGTTGGAATTATTGCCGGTCAACTTGCCAAATTTAAAGGTTGCCGAGTTGTTGGAAGTGTAGGTTCAGACGAAAAGGTATATATTCGTATGAGTTTATTTAATTAGTCATTTGCAAtgtaaatttttttttacatcATCAGCTCATCTAAAATTTATCTACTATTATGCCTCTTTAAAATATAAGATTTGTAATCttgaaataaaacaagttaatTACCAACTACAAAAGGTAAAGGCAGTGTGGTAGACCTATGTATGGTAAAGGAGATTTCAATTGAATtccgcagcaatatatatatatatatatatatatatatatatatatatatatatatatatatatatatatatatatatatatatatatatatatatatataaacttgttGAATCCTCTTTAGATGAAAAAAAAGATTAATATAATGTTTTCTGAATTTCCTTGTTAAAGTTTTTGGATACATCACAAGTAAAAAATTTTAAGTTGACGACGTATAACTTAAACTCATATATTATTGGTGTTTTAACCACAGGTTatatttattcttttctttttggtaattTGCAACTTATATTAAATATGGTAAATTTCCTTCGTAGGTGAAGCTGCTTAAAGAAGAATGTGGGTATGATGATGCATTTAATTACCGTGTAGAGACAGATTATGAAGCTGCATTAAATaagtaatttctttttttttttgaagccGAAATTACCGTGTATTTTGTAAATTTTTCTCTATTggctttttaaataaaaaaatagtagtACATAAAAAAAAACCCTTTTTGCACTTTCCTTTTGATTACTCTGTATTTTcacaaattattaattattccaATTTTCAGGTATTTTCCAGATGGGATTGATTTCTATTTCGACAACGTTGGTGGTAAAATGCTTGAGGCTGTTCTTAATCATGTTAACCAAGGAGCTCGTATTTCACTTTGTGGGATGATATCCGAGTACAACAAGGTACGTTaaactttttcttttcaaattataaaagacaatttttttttttttaaacttatatatACTTACAGTATAATAAATAACGTTTTGTAGGTTTGGACAGAGAGAGGAGGAGTTCGGAACCTATTGAATGTTGTGGGTAAAGAAGTTACAATGCAAGGTTTTATGGTTGGTTCCTACGTTAATTATTTTGAAGATTTCAGAAAGGAGATGGAAGTTTACTTGAAAGAGGGCAAAGTAAAATCCAAGCACAAAATCAACGATGGAATTGAGAGCTTTTTGGAAAGTTTAACATCTCTATTTTCAAGTTCTAATGTTGGGAAAGTAATTATTCAAGTGACTCCATAAACTACTTACCCCTTTCATATATATATccagaggcggatccaagattttaACGCAACGGGGCACTAATATTCTGTTCAACTAGTAGCCTCTAAATGCTTTTAGTGTTCAGAATGCCAAGTTATTTAAATTATCCATTTTCAAGGTATACGTATATACATATACAAGATTTCTGCCGAAATTTACAGGATCCGATAACTCATCAATGTTATACATAGGTCCGCTTCTGTATGTACCGCCTTCTTTCCATGGAATAAACAAGCAAAAATACTATATAAAACactatttttgtctttttatgaAAATGTATCAAAGGATTTATAAGAAATGGTGATCATTGGagatgataaaataaattaatttgcaTTTGGTAGAAAGCAGATTGATGATCTTATATATGTTCGATCTTTCATCTTAGTAGAATGTTTTGAATGATGCATACAAATCCAAAAACTGAGCTCTGGTTTTGTTTATTTTCCAAATTTTGCCTAGTAGTATAGCAATAACCTGTGTCAATATAGGCAAATCTTTTTCTCGAAAAGGGAAATTATAAAGTAGGAAAGTTGTGCTACATTTGATGTTCTGTGTTCTGCTCTCTAATTTCTTTTGGGCCAATTTGAGCTACGTTTTTGCAGCCCAAATTGGTCCAAACTTATAGATGGTTTAACTTGGGGAAACTATGCTAACTAGTAACAACCAATAAAAACTAAAACATTTTACTCGTACTTACCCATCTTAAACTTTGTTACTATAATTTATACACATTTAAACTAAAAGCATTACTCGACTACCCATATATGTTTTCCCTTATCCCTTACACATTTATTTAATTGGATATCCAAAGAATCTTTCTCAAACTAATCTTTCATTACTTTGTGGCCTAGCTgttataagatttgagcactttcTTTGAAGGTCtttgttcttattttatttttttcctagATCTAGTTTTAATAAAATTGCTTGTTGAGATTGAGAGCTGGAAAGAATATATAATTTACGAAATTCTGTAATTTTCATTACTGGTTGAAATAAAGGAGCAAAACTAGTGAATGAAACCAGATTATGgagaaaacataaataaaaataaaaaattggggaagaaataaatgaaattagaaagaaaaaaaaaaggaaagaacatGAGTAAACGGGTATTGGTGGGCAAATAGATATCATTATAAATGGGAGAAAATGAATATTGGCGAGTAAATAATTTGGATTCTATAGATAGTTGTGTATTCTTCTTGGATTTATGCCTAAAATTAATCCGCCAAAATCTGAGTGAGTTGAACCATTATATTTTCATGCCCTGGCCAATTTGGTTACCAGGCCAAGTAGGATCCACTTTTTTAATTTTCCTTACTTACAACGGAGATCAACTAAGAAAGCAAATGGCTTTAATTATATGAAAGTAGAAAAAGTATTGTGACAGGGCCGTCTTGTTTCCTAGTGTAAACTTTATATCAATGATTTTCTAAATTTAGCAAAGTCACCATAACACATTTTGCGAGTATTAGGCGAAAGTGTTGGAATTTAGACTTACGTTAATTGTTGATAGCCCGAAAGGATAGTGACGTGGCTCAAGTGGTGGATAAATAAAATGACTAATATTAAATACTATGTGTGTGGATAAAGGATAGTGACGTGGCTCAAGTGGTGGATAaataaaatggctaatattaaaTATTATGCGTGTGGATAAGTGAAATCCAATAACAATTGGCTTGTGATGGTTCTTTATATAGAGGTCAACCCCCATTTCCCTAGCTATTAGAAAACCCTAGCGTATTCTGCCTCTTGAATACGTGGTAACGGTAGACATCTCATCAGTCAAGTTGTCCGGGCTATGAGAGCGTGTAGCTAGTAGATCGTGAAAGTTGGTCTCAGACTTAATCGATATTTGTTGTCGCCACTGAATCCATGGAATTTAACGGTACGCTTTCTTAGACTCTAACTCAAGATTATGATTTTATATCTATAAGATTGTGTCTTAATCTCTACTATGGCTGTAAATTAATAAtata
This window encodes:
- the LOC107760499 gene encoding 2-alkenal reductase (NADP(+)-dependent)-like; the encoded protein is MAGGGAAAETVAVENREWYIAGYAPNGLPNSNHLKLRTVNFSLTDNSIPDGNVAIKILYISIDPYLRTQFSGLGDGLSLPQFPINQVIRANAIGKVIRSKNTNFSEGDIVTTYMFPVAEFCVMPINWLQKINPTIGITLPDYLSCLGVPGLTAWVGIEKIGKVKEGSNVYISAAAGGVGIIAGQLAKFKGCRVVGSVGSDEKVKLLKEECGYDDAFNYRVETDYEAALNKYFPDGIDFYFDNVGGKMLEAVLNHVNQGARISLCGMISEYNKVWTERGGVRNLLNVVGKEVTMQGFMVGSYVNYFEDFRKEMEVYLKEGKVKSKHKINDGIESFLESLTSLFSSSNVGKVIIQVTP